The Streptomyces sp. NBC_00335 DNA window GACGTGCCCTTCGAGGACGACGGGCTGCGCGACGGAGCGGAGCTCCGGCCGTGGATGACCGGGCGGTTCCTGGAGGAGCTGGAACGGACCGGGAAGCGCCACCTGGTGGTCCGCGGGGACCGCGAGGCGCGGCTGGCGGCGGCGGTGGCCGCCGTCGACGGACTGCTGGCGGAGGGCTGGCAGTTCGCGGATCCGCTGCCGGAGCGGGTGGCGGAGCGGACGGGGGAGCGGAGCCGATGAGTGACACCGGACCCGGACACGGACCCGGGCAGGGACCCGGACCCGGACCCGGGCAGGGACCCGGGCAGGGGTACGACCCGCACGCCTTCGCCCCCTTCGCGGTGACCGTCGACCTCGCCGTCTTCACCGTGCGCGGCGGGACCCTGCACGTGCTGCTGATCCGGCGCGGGCAGGAACCGTACGCGGGCGCCTGGGCCCTGCCCGGCGGCTTCCTGCTGCCCCGCGAGTCCGCCGAGACGGCCGCCCGGCGCGAACTGGCCGAGGAGACCGGCCTGTCGGCGCAGGTGGTCGACGCCCTCCGCCTGGACCAGCTGCGCACCTACAGCGACCCGGACCGCGACCCCCGCATGCGGGTGGTCTCGGTGGCCTTCACCGCGCTCGTCCCCGATCTGCCGGAACCGGTGGCCGGGGGTGGCGGAGACGCGGACCGCGCCCGCTGGGTGCCGGTGGGGGAGGCCTGCGAGCCCGCCTTCGGACTGGCCTTCGACCACGCGGAGATCCTCGCGGACGCCCGCTCCCGGGTCGGCTCGAAGCTGGAGTACAGCTGCCTGGCCACCGCCTTCTGCCCGCCCGAGTTCACCCTCGGCGAGCTCCAGGCCGTCTACGAGACCGTCTGGGACACCGTCCTGGACCGCCCCAACTTCCGCCGCAAGGTCCTGGCCACGCCCGGCTTCGTCGAGGCCGTGCCCGGAGCCGCCCGGCTCACCGGCGGCCGCGGCAAACCGGCCGCGCTCTACCGGCCCGGCCCCGCCAACACCCTGCACCCGCCCCTGCTGCGCCCCTCGGAAGGACACGCGCGATGACGACGAAGCCGACGAACCCGCCCCACACGAAGCGGGCCGCCACGGGCTCCCTGATCGGACTGGCCCTGGGAGACGCCCTCGGCTTGCCGACGGAGTTCAACGACGTGCCCAGGATCCTGGCGAAGACCGGCCCCTGGCGGCAGATGGACCTGCCCCGGCCGGCGATCGTCACCGACGACACCCAGATGACGCTGGCCCTCGCCCGCGGCATGCGGACCGCCGCGGAGCGGGGCCGGGTGGGCCCGCTGCGCCTCGCCCGCCCGGTCCGGGAGGAGTTCGTGGACTGGTACCACTCCCCGGAGAACAACCGGGCCCCGGGCAACACTTGCCTGAAGGCCTGCAGCCTCCTTGACCTTCCCGAGCGGGACTGGCGCGACGCCAGCCAGCTCGGCTCCAAGGGCTGCGGCGCGAACATGCGGGTGGCTCCGGTCGGTCTGGTGCCCGGCTGGACGGAGGAGGAGCGGGCCGGCGCGGCCCAGCTCCAGTCGGCCCTGACCCACGGCCACCCCACCGCACTGGCCGCCTCCGACCTCACGGCGCGGGCGGTGTTCCTGCTGGCGCAGGGCACCGAGGTGACCGGCCTGGTCGGGCAGCTGCGCTCGTACGCCCTGGAGAACCGCACCCGCTACCACGAGCGCTGGCTCGGCGACCTCTGGACGCGGACGGCGTCCGACGCCTCGGCCGAGTCCTTCATGGCGCGCGGCTGGGACGAGTGCCTGGAGGTCCTGGACCGTCTCGCGGCGGCCCTGCGCACCCCGTCCCCGGAAACCGACCCCTGCCTCACGACCGGCGAGGGCTGGATCGCCGAGGAGGCCCTGGCCACCGCCCTCCAGTGCTTCCTGCTCTTCCCGGAAGACCCGCTCCTGGCCCTGCGCCGCGCGGCCTGCACGGCGGGCGACTCCGACTCCATCGCCTGCCTGGCCGGCGCCTTCGCGGGCGCCCACCTCGGCGCGGACGCCTGGCCCCGCGACTGGGAGGGACGCATCGAGTACCGCGCCGAGCTCCTGTCCTTCGGCGCCCTCTGGGACGCGTGAACCATGCTGGACGCGCTGGAGATCGACCTCACCGCCGTCGTGGCGGAAGAGCCGGACCCGCTGCTCTTCGCGACGGTCTCGGGCGCCCACCTCTACGGCTTCCCCTCCAAGGACTCCGACGTCGACCTGCGCGGAGCGCACCTGCTGCCGGCGGCGGAGCTGCTCTCGCTCCGCGACCCGCAGGAGACGCGCAGCCGCATGTGGTTCCGGGACGGCACCGAGATGGACCTCGTCACGCACGACCTGCGCAAGTTCGTCCGGCTGATGCTGAACCGCAACGGCTATGTCCTGGAGCAGCTGTTGTCCCCCCTGGTGGTGCACACGACGCCGGCCCACGAGGAACTGGTGGCGCTGGCCCCGGGCGTCCTGACCTCCCACCACGCGCACCATTACCGGGGCTTCGCGAACACCCAGTGGCGGCTCTACGGGAAGACGGCCGAGCTCAAGCCGCTGCTCTACACCTTCCGGGCGCTGCTCACCGGTATCCACCTGATGCGCTCGGCGCAGGTGCAGGCGCACCTGCCCACGCTGCTCGACGAGGTACCCGAGGCGCCGGGGTACCTGGCCGCGCTGATCGAGGCCAAGGCCGAGGCCGAGCACGGGGCGGCCGACGGGGTCGACGCGGCGCGGGTGGAAGGGGACGTCGAGGCGCTGCACGGGGTGCTGGCGGCAGCCCAGGACGCCTCGCCGTTGCCGGAGCATGCGGACGCCTTCGACGCGCTCGACGAGTTCGTCGTACGGCGGCGGGTGCCTTAGGCCGTCGCCGACGCCCGGCGGGTGCGCAGGAGGAAGTCCTCGACGCGGGGGAGGTCCGGGGCCCCGGGGAGGGGCGTCGTGGGGAGCGCGGCCTCGGTTTCCTCCGTCAGGCGGGTCATCCACGCGTCGACCTCCTCCCACGTGAGTTCGCCGCGACGGACCGCGAGGAGGCGGTCGCGGTAGGGGGTCGCGTCGATCACCAGGCGGCCCGTGCGCAGCAGGTCGCGGCAGGACAGGAGCAGGCGCAGCAGGTGCATGGCGTGCTTCCAGCGCGGGGCGCCGTGGTTGCGGAGGTCGCCGAGGAGTTTGCCGCGCTGGGAGACGGCGTACCGGCTGAAGGTGGTGTGGGCCTGGCGGGAGAGGAACGCCTCGCGGAGCGAGAGGAGTTCCTCTCCGACCGGGGTGAGGTCCTCGACGAGGGGGGAGTGCAGGACCTCCAGGACGTTCGGGTTGGCGCGCAGCGCGAGTTCGCACGTGCGCTCCAGCTCCCACGAGAACTCCTCGTCCCGGGGCCCTTCCACGTGCGTCGGCGGCTTCTCGAAGCGCCAGAACAGCGGCGTCGGGGCGAGGTAGACACCGCGCCTGTCGGTGTCGCTCGCCTCCGTCGCCAGGCCGAACGCCCTCGAACCCATCACGCACGAGTAGACCGTGTGCTCCCTGACCAGGGAGAGTTCGAGCGGCTCGGGGGTCGGTTCGTGCTGGTTGGCCTCGTTCATCCCGCGAGGCTAGTGCCGGGTCCCCGGGCTAGGC harbors:
- a CDS encoding NUDIX hydrolase, which encodes MSDTGPGHGPGQGPGPGPGQGPGQGYDPHAFAPFAVTVDLAVFTVRGGTLHVLLIRRGQEPYAGAWALPGGFLLPRESAETAARRELAEETGLSAQVVDALRLDQLRTYSDPDRDPRMRVVSVAFTALVPDLPEPVAGGGGDADRARWVPVGEACEPAFGLAFDHAEILADARSRVGSKLEYSCLATAFCPPEFTLGELQAVYETVWDTVLDRPNFRRKVLATPGFVEAVPGAARLTGGRGKPAALYRPGPANTLHPPLLRPSEGHAR
- a CDS encoding ADP-ribosylglycohydrolase family protein codes for the protein MTTKPTNPPHTKRAATGSLIGLALGDALGLPTEFNDVPRILAKTGPWRQMDLPRPAIVTDDTQMTLALARGMRTAAERGRVGPLRLARPVREEFVDWYHSPENNRAPGNTCLKACSLLDLPERDWRDASQLGSKGCGANMRVAPVGLVPGWTEEERAGAAQLQSALTHGHPTALAASDLTARAVFLLAQGTEVTGLVGQLRSYALENRTRYHERWLGDLWTRTASDASAESFMARGWDECLEVLDRLAAALRTPSPETDPCLTTGEGWIAEEALATALQCFLLFPEDPLLALRRAACTAGDSDSIACLAGAFAGAHLGADAWPRDWEGRIEYRAELLSFGALWDA
- a CDS encoding nucleotidyltransferase domain-containing protein is translated as MLDALEIDLTAVVAEEPDPLLFATVSGAHLYGFPSKDSDVDLRGAHLLPAAELLSLRDPQETRSRMWFRDGTEMDLVTHDLRKFVRLMLNRNGYVLEQLLSPLVVHTTPAHEELVALAPGVLTSHHAHHYRGFANTQWRLYGKTAELKPLLYTFRALLTGIHLMRSAQVQAHLPTLLDEVPEAPGYLAALIEAKAEAEHGAADGVDAARVEGDVEALHGVLAAAQDASPLPEHADAFDALDEFVVRRRVP
- a CDS encoding nucleotidyltransferase domain-containing protein; its protein translation is MNEANQHEPTPEPLELSLVREHTVYSCVMGSRAFGLATEASDTDRRGVYLAPTPLFWRFEKPPTHVEGPRDEEFSWELERTCELALRANPNVLEVLHSPLVEDLTPVGEELLSLREAFLSRQAHTTFSRYAVSQRGKLLGDLRNHGAPRWKHAMHLLRLLLSCRDLLRTGRLVIDATPYRDRLLAVRRGELTWEEVDAWMTRLTEETEAALPTTPLPGAPDLPRVEDFLLRTRRASATA